The genomic DNA GTAGTCGCCCAATTTCACGTCGGGCTTGACGGGCGCGACCGCAACGAGCACGGCGCCGTCCTCGTCGATCTTCTCCACGGACAACTCGGGCTGGCCGACGGCGGTAAAGTTTTCCGCCTCCTTGTCGAGGATGTTATAGTAATGCTCGGAATACAGGTTATTGAGCGCGTCTTCGTAAAAAACGCCCTTACCGTAATTGAGTTCGATGACGTGTTTGGGGGCTTTGCCCTTTCTGAAACCGTTGACGGCATATCTGCCTCTCGTCTGCATATATGCTTTCTGATTCGCCTGCTCCCATTCTTCTTTGCTGAATGTGATCTTAATGGTCACGGTGCTTTTTTCGGAAGCCTGTGCTTTGTATTTCATAACCTTTCTCCTGACAAAAAAATACTTTTTTACTCGATACAACATTTTAGCACAATCTTTCCCGTTTGAAAAGCGTTTTTGCCCTGAATCCGCATATTTTCGCATTTTTCAAACGATTTACAAATTTTGCGTTTTGGATTATAATAGGAAGAGATCCTTTGACGGGATCGGGAGGTTTTTGAAATGCCCCAGGACGCCTATACCCTGCGCCACGTTGCGCGCGAACTTTGCGCCGCGCTTTCGGGCGGCAAGGTCAATAAAATCATTCAGCCCTCGCGCGACGAGATAGATATGCTTCTGTACGCGGGCGGCCGCACGCAAAAACTTTTGCTCAACACCAACGCCTCGTACGCCCGCGCCGCGCTCTCCGACGCCGCCAGAAGCGCGCCCGCCGCCGCGCCCAATTTCTGCATGCTGCTCAGAAAGCACCTTTTGGGAGGCGTGCTCGTAAGCGTGGAACAGATCGCTTTCGAACGCATTCTCGCCTTTACCTTTGACTGTACGGGCGAATTTTCCCGCGCGCGGCGCGTGCTGTACGCCGAGATCATGGGCAAATACTCCAACCTGATCCTTACCGAAAACGGCGTGATCTCGGGTGCGCTGAAAGTTTCTTCGGTCCAGGAAAATTTCAAACGCACCCTGTTCCCCGGCGCGAGATATCTCTTTCCCGAACCGCAGGACAAAGCGGACGCGCGCGATATACAGGCGCTCGAAGCGCTCTTTTCCGCGTTCGGCGGGGGCGATCTCGAGCGCTTTTTGTTCGAATCGGTGGGCGGGCTCGCCTACTCCACCGCCGCGCTCATCTGCGAATCGGCGCATATTTCCGACCCCGCGCCCCCTTTCGACGGCGCGGGCGCGAAATCGTTCGCGCAGCACGTACACGATTTTATCTTTTCCGAAGAGGTTTCACCCGCGATCCAAACGCGGGACGGCGCGTTCGTCGATTTTCACGCGCGCTATGCGGGCGGGATTCCCTTTGACAGCGTAAACGCCGCGCAGGACGCCTTTTATACGGACAAGGAAACGGCGCGCGACTTTACCGAAAAGCGCCGTAAACTGGAAAGCCTTTTGAACGCGCGGCGCAAAAAGGAAGAAAAAAAACTGGCGTTGCTCGTCGACAGGGAAAGAGAATGCGCCAATATCGAGAAAAACCGCGTGTTCGGAGAACTTCTGACCGCCAATCTGTACGCTTTGAAAAAAGGCGCTGAGGGCTGCGAACTTTTAGACTACACCGACGAAAACTGTCCGCTCGTGAAAATACCGCTCGACAAGACGCTCTCGCCCGCGCAGAACGCGCAGAAATATTATAAGAAATACAACAAACAGAAACGCACGCTCGCAGCCGTGGCTCCGCAACGCGCGGAAACGGAGAGCGAACTGGATTACATTTTCAGCGCCCTTTCCTCCCTCGCCCGCGCGGAAACGTGCACCGACCTTGTGGAGATCGAGGAAGAACTGAAAGAATACGGGCTGATCAAAGCGGAAAAAGGCAAAAAAAAGCCCCCCAAGGAGGCGCCCTTCCGCACTTTCTCGTTCGAAGGGTTTACGATCTTCGCGGGGCGCAACAACGTGCAGAACGACCGCCTTTTGAAAGAATCCGCGCCCGAAGATCTCTGGTTCCACACCCAGAAATACCACAGTTCGCACGTCATCGTCAAGAGCGGGCGGAAAGAAGTGCCCGACGGCGTGAAACTGTTCGCCGCCGAGGTATGCGCGTATTTTTCCGACGCCAAGGCGGGCGATAAGATCCCCGTGGACTTTTGCGAGCGC from Candidatus Borkfalkia ceftriaxoniphila includes the following:
- a CDS encoding Rqc2 family fibronectin-binding protein, with the translated sequence MPQDAYTLRHVARELCAALSGGKVNKIIQPSRDEIDMLLYAGGRTQKLLLNTNASYARAALSDAARSAPAAAPNFCMLLRKHLLGGVLVSVEQIAFERILAFTFDCTGEFSRARRVLYAEIMGKYSNLILTENGVISGALKVSSVQENFKRTLFPGARYLFPEPQDKADARDIQALEALFSAFGGGDLERFLFESVGGLAYSTAALICESAHISDPAPPFDGAGAKSFAQHVHDFIFSEEVSPAIQTRDGAFVDFHARYAGGIPFDSVNAAQDAFYTDKETARDFTEKRRKLESLLNARRKKEEKKLALLVDRERECANIEKNRVFGELLTANLYALKKGAEGCELLDYTDENCPLVKIPLDKTLSPAQNAQKYYKKYNKQKRTLAAVAPQRAETESELDYIFSALSSLARAETCTDLVEIEEELKEYGLIKAEKGKKKPPKEAPFRTFSFEGFTIFAGRNNVQNDRLLKESAPEDLWFHTQKYHSSHVIVKSGRKEVPDGVKLFAAEVCAYFSDAKAGDKIPVDFCERKFVKKPSKSRAGFVVYTNFSTMLVTPDRHADRQTGAR